A part of Streptomyces sp. NBC_01235 genomic DNA contains:
- a CDS encoding IS30 family transposase, translated as MEFEIRKVRTVAQGRRQLVREREEYFRLMDQGLSSLEACRRVGINTRTGKRWRNGRNPSGRHKAAPPIKAVAPPPGPSRYLREADRIHIADRLREKATVRTIAAELGRSPSTISREIRRNRHPGNGQYRPFAAQARADSRRPRPKTGKIGQHPQLRDFIQDHLDIRWSPEQICQALRAQFPRRPEMHVVHETVYQALFVQGRGELRRELAKALRSGRTRRKPRRQAQQRQPRFSTPMVMISERPAEAEDRAVPGHWEGDLIIGKDGASAIGTLVERATRYVVLLHLPHGRTAEHVRDALVETARTLPAHLVRSLTWDQGTEMAAHGSFTLATDIPVYFCDPASPWQRGSNENTNGLLRQYFPKGTDLAVHTRERLDAVAAELNGRPRKTLGWETPAERLHKLLAA; from the coding sequence ATGGAGTTCGAGATCCGCAAGGTGCGGACGGTGGCGCAAGGCCGTAGGCAGCTGGTCCGTGAGCGGGAGGAATACTTCCGGCTCATGGACCAGGGCCTGAGCAGCTTGGAAGCCTGCCGACGCGTCGGGATCAATACCCGGACGGGCAAGCGGTGGCGCAACGGCCGCAACCCGTCGGGCAGGCACAAGGCGGCGCCACCGATCAAAGCGGTGGCGCCGCCTCCCGGTCCGTCCCGGTATCTGCGTGAGGCCGACCGGATCCACATCGCCGACCGGCTGCGGGAGAAGGCCACGGTCCGCACGATCGCCGCCGAGCTGGGTCGCAGCCCGTCCACCATCAGCCGGGAGATCCGCCGCAACCGGCACCCCGGCAACGGCCAGTACCGCCCCTTCGCCGCCCAGGCCCGCGCCGACTCCCGCCGGCCCCGGCCCAAAACCGGCAAGATCGGCCAGCACCCGCAGCTGCGGGACTTCATCCAGGACCACCTGGACATACGGTGGAGCCCGGAGCAGATCTGCCAGGCTCTGCGGGCACAGTTCCCCCGGCGGCCGGAGATGCACGTGGTCCACGAAACGGTCTACCAGGCCCTCTTCGTCCAAGGACGCGGCGAACTCCGCCGCGAACTGGCCAAAGCCCTCCGCTCGGGCCGCACCCGCCGCAAGCCCCGCCGCCAGGCCCAGCAGCGCCAGCCGCGGTTCTCCACCCCGATGGTCATGATCAGCGAACGGCCCGCCGAAGCCGAGGACCGGGCCGTGCCCGGCCACTGGGAAGGCGACCTGATCATCGGCAAGGACGGTGCCTCCGCCATCGGCACGCTGGTCGAGCGCGCCACCCGCTACGTGGTGCTGCTGCACCTGCCCCACGGCCGAACCGCCGAACATGTCCGCGACGCCCTGGTCGAAACCGCCCGGACCCTGCCCGCCCACCTGGTGCGGTCACTGACCTGGGACCAGGGCACCGAGATGGCCGCCCACGGCTCCTTCACCCTGGCCACCGACATCCCGGTCTACTTCTGCGACCCGGCCAGCCCCTGGCAGCGCGGCTCGAACGAGAACACCAACGGCCTGCTGCGGCAGTACTTCCCCAAGGGCACCGACCTCGCGGTCCACACCCGCGAACGCCTGGACGCCGTCGCCGCCGAGCTCAACGGCCGCCCACGCAAAACGCTCGGCTGGGAAACCCCGGCCGAGCGCCTGCATAAACTGCTCGCGGCCTGA
- a CDS encoding medium chain dehydrogenase/reductase family protein, whose product MKRVVIDHFGGPEVLRVVEDDDPRPGPGEVCVRVLAAGVSFTDAQLRAGTYLGVPKPPFTPGYELVGVVEELGPGCSRLREGDRIGALTVWGADAERVCVPEAEAVEVPENLDPAEALNLVFTYMTAYQLLHRVARVKSGETVLVHGAAGRVGTAVLELGAVAGLHLYGTASARDRAAVERLGAVAIDYRNEDFLARVRELPGNGVDVVLDGLGGAVSLRSFRALRPGGRLVVYGHYATLEHGHKNWRAWAEWYASTGTVWLWSLLSPRRQALAYRIQKLHGHHRQVLPVAGGHPALPVGGGPRDPDRFREDFRALLELLREHRIHPVVAERLPLSDARRAHEMLERSAAKGKLVLVP is encoded by the coding sequence ATGAAACGGGTCGTTATTGATCATTTCGGCGGTCCCGAGGTCCTGAGGGTCGTGGAGGACGACGATCCCCGGCCGGGGCCTGGTGAGGTGTGCGTCAGGGTGCTGGCCGCAGGCGTGTCGTTCACCGATGCCCAGCTGCGCGCCGGCACGTATCTCGGCGTACCGAAGCCGCCGTTCACGCCCGGCTACGAGCTCGTCGGCGTCGTCGAGGAGCTCGGCCCGGGCTGTTCGAGACTGCGAGAGGGAGACCGCATCGGAGCGCTGACGGTGTGGGGCGCCGACGCGGAGCGCGTCTGTGTGCCGGAGGCGGAGGCGGTCGAGGTGCCCGAGAACCTCGACCCGGCGGAGGCTCTGAACCTGGTCTTCACCTACATGACCGCCTACCAACTACTGCACCGCGTGGCGAGGGTGAAGAGCGGCGAGACGGTGCTCGTGCACGGTGCGGCCGGCAGGGTGGGCACTGCGGTCCTCGAACTCGGAGCGGTCGCCGGGCTTCACCTCTACGGGACCGCGTCAGCTCGCGACCGCGCCGCGGTCGAACGGCTCGGCGCGGTGGCGATCGACTACCGCAACGAGGACTTCCTGGCGCGCGTGCGCGAGCTCCCCGGGAACGGCGTGGACGTTGTGCTCGACGGGCTCGGCGGCGCGGTGTCGCTGCGCTCCTTCCGCGCGCTGAGGCCCGGCGGACGGCTTGTCGTGTACGGCCACTACGCCACGCTCGAGCACGGGCACAAGAACTGGCGGGCGTGGGCGGAGTGGTACGCGTCGACCGGGACCGTCTGGCTCTGGAGCCTGCTCTCGCCCCGCCGACAGGCGCTCGCCTACCGGATCCAGAAACTCCACGGCCATCACCGCCAAGTGCTTCCCGTGGCCGGTGGTCACCCGGCGCTTCCCGTGGGTGGAGGTCCCCGCGACCCGGACCGGTTCCGGGAGGACTTTCGCGCGCTGCTCGAGCTTCTCCGTGAGCACAGGATCCACCCGGTCGTGGCCGAACGCCTGCCGCTGTCCGACGCTCGTCGCGCGCACGAGATGCTCGAGCGTTCGGCGGCGAAGGGAAAGCTCGTGCTCGTGCCATAA
- a CDS encoding UvrD-helicase domain-containing protein gives MPHLAFDIGFCAQLGKLQGTDKQGVFDAWEKFERLTLDQLFKDPGLKLESLKQAKDPHIRTIRIAQGTRGVVLAPDSGDTFVLLRVMPHDKAIAWAIKQRASINTVTRAVEIRDIAMLDELTPAYERIAAAPDERLFAKVSDGDLAALGIDETTLRQARVLTSKEQLEAFAPYFPQDQREVLEYLAEGFTVEEVWRDLVSVNLPTSASDPVDTTDYATAIRHTRTRIALVTASDELRDILDSPFAAWRVYLHPSQHKVAYRASYSGPAQVTGGPGTGKTVVALHRVKHLLKFLRDGDRVLLTTYTNALVAALRTGLATLIEDEELRARVDITTVDALASRIVSTSRRPLRGGEEETRWEQAARATGFTGTAQFLGQEYKHVILAQDLRSQGEYEAADRRGRGSRLLAAERPLVWRTVREFTDRLAADGRRTYLGTCTEAADLLRANGPLYRHIVVDEAQDLHPAQWRLLRAAAPARPDDLFIAGDPHQRIYDTKVSLRALGIKVAGRSTKMRKNYRSTHEILSWSTALLVGRPFEQLEDDARNETLLGYRSALHGNGPEIHAAASEEAELDALVDRVSGWTENGVAPGEIGVTSRFNKSVEKALARLAAAGIPAGKLRADAPEGADAVRVGTMHSFKGLEFRCIAVTGVNADALPAPKAVTPVEVDRLQHEADLLSERCLLFVACTRARDGLYVSWTGEPSRFLAEAKVTG, from the coding sequence ATGCCACACCTCGCCTTCGACATCGGGTTCTGCGCCCAGCTCGGCAAACTCCAGGGCACTGACAAGCAGGGGGTCTTCGACGCCTGGGAGAAGTTCGAACGCCTCACCCTCGACCAGCTCTTCAAGGACCCCGGCCTGAAACTGGAGTCACTGAAGCAGGCCAAGGACCCACACATCCGAACCATCCGCATCGCCCAGGGCACCCGCGGCGTCGTCCTCGCCCCCGACAGCGGCGACACCTTCGTACTGCTGCGCGTGATGCCGCACGACAAGGCCATCGCCTGGGCGATCAAACAGCGCGCCAGCATCAACACGGTCACCCGCGCCGTGGAGATCCGCGACATCGCCATGCTCGACGAACTGACGCCCGCGTATGAGCGGATCGCCGCCGCGCCCGACGAGCGGCTCTTCGCCAAGGTCTCCGACGGTGACCTGGCCGCCCTCGGCATCGACGAGACCACCCTGCGCCAGGCCCGTGTCCTCACCAGCAAAGAGCAACTGGAGGCCTTCGCCCCCTACTTCCCGCAGGACCAGAGGGAAGTCCTGGAGTACCTCGCCGAGGGCTTCACCGTTGAGGAGGTCTGGCGCGACCTGGTATCCGTCAACCTCCCCACCTCCGCGTCCGATCCGGTGGACACGACCGACTACGCGACGGCCATCCGCCACACCCGTACCCGCATCGCCCTCGTCACCGCCTCCGACGAACTGCGCGACATCCTCGACAGCCCGTTTGCCGCCTGGCGGGTCTACCTCCACCCCTCCCAGCACAAGGTCGCCTACCGGGCCAGTTACTCAGGACCGGCGCAGGTGACCGGCGGCCCCGGCACCGGCAAGACCGTCGTCGCCCTGCACCGCGTCAAGCACCTGCTGAAGTTCCTGCGCGACGGCGACCGCGTCCTGCTGACGACGTACACCAACGCTCTCGTCGCCGCACTACGCACCGGACTCGCCACGCTCATCGAGGACGAGGAACTGCGCGCCCGCGTGGACATCACCACCGTCGACGCCCTCGCCAGCCGCATCGTCTCCACCTCGCGCCGCCCGCTGCGCGGCGGCGAGGAGGAGACCCGCTGGGAGCAGGCCGCCCGGGCCACGGGCTTCACCGGAACGGCCCAGTTCCTGGGACAGGAGTACAAGCACGTCATCCTGGCCCAGGATCTGCGGAGTCAGGGGGAGTACGAGGCCGCCGACCGGCGTGGGCGGGGTAGCCGCCTCCTGGCCGCCGAACGCCCCCTGGTGTGGCGGACAGTCCGGGAGTTCACCGACCGTCTCGCGGCAGACGGCCGGCGCACCTACCTGGGGACGTGCACGGAGGCGGCCGACCTGCTCCGGGCGAACGGTCCGCTGTACCGGCACATCGTCGTCGACGAGGCACAGGATCTGCACCCGGCCCAATGGCGGCTGCTGCGCGCGGCCGCCCCGGCGCGACCCGACGACCTGTTCATCGCCGGCGATCCTCATCAGCGCATCTATGACACGAAGGTCTCCCTGCGGGCCCTCGGCATCAAGGTCGCCGGACGATCAACCAAAATGCGGAAGAACTACCGCTCCACACACGAGATCCTCAGTTGGTCCACCGCCCTCCTCGTCGGCCGTCCCTTCGAGCAACTGGAGGACGACGCCCGCAACGAGACCCTCCTCGGCTATCGCTCGGCCCTGCACGGAAACGGCCCCGAGATCCATGCAGCCGCGTCGGAGGAAGCGGAACTCGACGCGCTCGTCGACCGCGTAAGCGGGTGGACGGAGAACGGCGTGGCTCCGGGCGAGATCGGCGTCACCTCCCGTTTCAACAAAAGCGTCGAGAAGGCGCTCGCCAGGCTGGCGGCCGCCGGTATCCCGGCGGGGAAGTTGAGGGCCGACGCACCGGAAGGGGCGGACGCCGTCCGTGTCGGCACCATGCACTCGTTCAAGGGCCTGGAATTCCGCTGCATCGCCGTGACCGGCGTGAACGCGGACGCCCTGCCCGCGCCGAAGGCGGTGACACCTGTTGAGGTCGACCGCCTCCAGCACGAAGCGGACCTCCTGTCCGAGCGCTGCCTGCTGTTCGTGGCTTGCACGCGGGCGCGGGACGGGCTGTATGTGTCGTGGACGGGGGAGCCGAGCCGGTTCCTGGCGGAGGCGAAAGTGACTGGCTGA
- a CDS encoding glycoside hydrolase family 15 protein, translating into MVRDGPAGRIEGLVSGGARQAPRARYLPIAEHGLIGDLHTVALVGTDGTIDWYCCPRFDSPSVFGAILDADRGGLFRIAPDCDGWSSKQLYLPDTNILITRFLMPDGVGEVQDFMPPPRTGEAAHRHRMIRRVLAVRGQMRFVVDVAPRFDYARARHEVELTPHGARFRSPELELSLSTRGPLEIVGGGDVRARVTVRAGETATFVLDRVRPGETQAPSSDADIAAEFDATVAFWRHWLRGSRYSGRWRETVHRSALTLKLLTYAPTGAIVAAPTTSLPEELGGTRNWDYRYTWMRDAAFSLYALLRLGFTDEAAAFMQWLEQRFRHAADYGESGPLQIMYGIDGREDLPEEELSHLEGYMGSTPVRIGNRAATQLQLDIYGELMDSVYLCNKYGRPLYHDGWMELTRNLEWLMDHWDQPDEGIWETRGGRRDYTFSRLMSWVAVERAIRVALQRGLPADLPRWMAVRDSIYNQIMERGWHPARRAFVQHYDTDVLDASLLLMPLCKFVAPTDPRWISTLDAITAELVSDSLVYRYNAEASPDGLAGKEATFSMCSFWWVEALARAGRLDEARLAFEKMLTYANHVGLYSEEIGPTGEQLGNFPQAFTHLALISAAYNLDRRLG; encoded by the coding sequence ATGGTGCGCGACGGCCCCGCTGGTCGAATTGAGGGGCTCGTGTCCGGCGGAGCCCGGCAGGCACCGCGGGCGCGCTACCTGCCCATCGCCGAGCACGGCCTGATCGGCGACCTGCACACCGTCGCGCTCGTGGGCACCGACGGGACGATCGACTGGTACTGCTGCCCGCGCTTCGACTCGCCGAGTGTCTTCGGGGCGATCCTCGACGCCGACCGCGGGGGCCTGTTCCGTATCGCGCCCGACTGCGACGGTTGGAGTTCCAAGCAGCTCTACCTCCCCGACACCAACATCCTCATCACGCGCTTCCTGATGCCGGACGGCGTGGGGGAGGTGCAGGACTTCATGCCCCCGCCGCGCACCGGCGAGGCGGCGCATCGCCACCGCATGATCCGCCGGGTGCTCGCCGTGCGTGGACAGATGCGCTTCGTCGTCGACGTCGCCCCGCGCTTCGACTACGCGCGCGCCCGCCACGAGGTCGAACTCACCCCGCATGGCGCGCGCTTCCGCTCTCCCGAGCTTGAGCTCAGCCTCTCGACACGCGGCCCGCTCGAGATCGTGGGCGGCGGCGACGTCCGCGCGCGCGTCACCGTCCGAGCCGGGGAGACGGCCACCTTCGTGCTCGACCGCGTCCGGCCCGGCGAGACGCAGGCGCCATCCTCCGATGCCGACATCGCCGCCGAGTTCGACGCCACCGTGGCGTTCTGGCGGCATTGGCTGCGGGGCTCGCGCTACAGCGGGCGCTGGCGCGAGACGGTGCACCGCTCGGCGCTCACGCTCAAGCTGCTCACGTACGCGCCCACCGGTGCGATCGTGGCCGCCCCCACCACCAGCCTGCCGGAGGAGCTCGGAGGCACACGCAACTGGGACTACCGCTACACGTGGATGCGCGACGCCGCCTTCTCGCTCTACGCACTGCTCAGGCTCGGGTTCACCGACGAGGCCGCCGCGTTCATGCAGTGGCTGGAGCAGCGCTTCCGCCACGCGGCCGATTACGGCGAGTCGGGCCCCTTGCAGATCATGTACGGCATCGACGGGCGCGAGGACCTGCCCGAGGAGGAGCTCTCCCACTTGGAGGGCTACATGGGCTCGACGCCGGTGCGGATCGGCAACCGGGCGGCGACCCAGCTGCAGCTCGACATCTACGGCGAGCTGATGGACTCCGTCTACCTCTGCAACAAGTACGGGCGGCCCCTCTACCACGACGGCTGGATGGAGCTCACCCGCAACCTCGAGTGGCTGATGGACCACTGGGACCAGCCCGACGAGGGAATCTGGGAGACACGCGGCGGCCGCCGTGACTACACGTTCTCCCGGCTGATGAGCTGGGTCGCGGTCGAGCGCGCGATCCGGGTCGCCCTCCAGCGCGGCCTGCCCGCCGACCTCCCCCGCTGGATGGCGGTCCGGGACAGCATCTACAACCAGATCATGGAGCGCGGCTGGCACCCCGCCCGCCGGGCGTTCGTCCAGCACTACGACACCGACGTGCTCGACGCCTCCCTGCTGCTCATGCCCCTGTGCAAGTTCGTCGCGCCCACCGACCCGCGCTGGATCTCCACGCTCGACGCCATCACCGCGGAGCTGGTCTCCGACAGCCTCGTCTACCGCTACAACGCGGAAGCGTCGCCCGACGGGCTCGCCGGCAAGGAGGCCACCTTCTCGATGTGCTCCTTCTGGTGGGTGGAGGCGCTCGCCCGGGCCGGCCGGCTCGACGAGGCGCGGCTGGCCTTCGAGAAGATGCTCACCTACGCGAACCACGTGGGGCTGTACTCGGAGGAGATCGGTCCAACGGGCGAGCAACTCGGCAACTTCCCTCAAGCTTTCACGCACCTGGCGCTGATCAGCGCCGCCTACAACCTCGACCGCCGGCTCGGGTGA
- a CDS encoding SCO0607 family lipoprotein: protein MIVAALASGAAVVALTGCAGFEYQEDICSSGEYPVLAVGDTGSACVSDKEEPPAGFVRYPEGKVPQQVDDTWDVYWDTHTLDKDGNIIDIPDAG, encoded by the coding sequence ATGATCGTTGCTGCTCTCGCGAGCGGGGCCGCAGTCGTGGCACTCACCGGATGTGCCGGCTTCGAGTACCAGGAGGACATCTGCAGCAGCGGCGAGTACCCCGTTCTGGCCGTAGGTGATACCGGCTCCGCTTGCGTGTCGGACAAGGAAGAGCCGCCGGCGGGATTCGTGCGATACCCGGAGGGCAAGGTGCCGCAGCAGGTCGACGACACGTGGGATGTGTACTGGGACACCCACACGCTCGACAAGGACGGCAACATCATCGACATCCCCGACGCGGGCTGA
- a CDS encoding IS110 family transposase, with amino-acid sequence MQAYVGIDVHRRRSQIAVMDEGGRTAVNRNVSNGREAVLGVIGGLPAGTPVAFEAAFGWGWLIELLQDHGFDAHMAHPLQCKAIASARLKNDKVDAATLAHLLRADLLPEAWIAPRPIREQRALLRHRAQLVRLRTLLRNRIHAVLAHHGCDRASSCWSAPGRAWLDALPLPDTSRRVVADRVHGVPRRHVC; translated from the coding sequence ATGCAGGCTTACGTGGGGATCGATGTGCATCGCCGCCGGTCGCAGATCGCGGTGATGGACGAGGGCGGCCGGACGGCGGTGAACCGGAACGTGTCCAACGGCCGGGAGGCCGTGCTGGGCGTGATCGGAGGCCTTCCGGCGGGCACGCCGGTGGCGTTCGAGGCCGCCTTCGGCTGGGGCTGGCTGATCGAGCTGCTCCAGGACCACGGCTTCGACGCGCACATGGCCCATCCCTTGCAGTGCAAGGCGATCGCCTCGGCGAGGCTGAAGAACGACAAGGTGGATGCGGCGACCCTGGCCCATCTGCTGCGCGCGGACCTGCTGCCGGAGGCGTGGATCGCCCCGCGGCCCATCCGTGAGCAGCGGGCTTTGCTGCGCCACCGGGCTCAGCTGGTGCGGTTGCGCACGCTGCTGCGCAACCGCATCCACGCGGTGCTGGCCCATCACGGCTGCGACCGCGCGTCCAGCTGCTGGAGCGCGCCGGGCCGGGCCTGGCTGGACGCCTTGCCACTGCCCGACACCTCCCGCCGCGTGGTCGCGGACCGTGTTCACGGGGTTCCCCGGCGTCATGTGTGCTGA
- a CDS encoding ATP-binding protein, whose protein sequence is MADFVGRRHELETLDRELDKVTAGVGGERPGRCVMLRGRRRVGKSRLVERFAERSGAPFLFYAATGASPGADLERLSQDAQSSSLPLANLLSAARPASWDAAFDVLAAALPHDRASVVVMDEVPYLMDAEGAFEGMLQRAWDRVLEKKPVLLVLIGSDLSMMEALNSYGRPFHQRGREMVLGPLNPAEVGEMLGLDPASAFDAALITGGLPLICAEWTHGAGMWDFLQAALSDPVSALLVSAERSLAAEFPQQVQARTVLSVIGSGERTFSNIARAAGGIGATPLQRSLGILADKRVIVAELPVSTRPSKDRRYRVADPYLRFWLKLLGPAMEEIERGRGDLTLRRIRENWTSWRGRAVEPLVREALARLLPDANLPAAPAIGGYWTRTNDVEIDVVGADRAPIAKELLFVGSVKWLENSPFDRHDLAALHRHRAALTPAPVPVIAVSRSGTDCAGLDAAYGPAELLAAWSS, encoded by the coding sequence ATGGCAGATTTCGTGGGCAGGCGGCACGAGCTCGAGACGCTGGATCGCGAGCTGGACAAGGTGACGGCCGGGGTCGGTGGGGAGCGGCCCGGGCGGTGCGTGATGCTTCGAGGGCGCCGCCGGGTGGGTAAGTCGCGGTTGGTGGAGCGGTTCGCCGAGAGGTCCGGTGCGCCGTTCCTCTTCTATGCCGCCACGGGGGCGTCGCCGGGGGCGGACCTGGAGCGGCTCAGCCAGGATGCGCAGTCGTCCAGCCTTCCGCTGGCGAATCTGCTGTCCGCAGCCCGCCCGGCGAGTTGGGATGCCGCCTTCGACGTACTGGCGGCGGCACTGCCGCACGACCGGGCGAGCGTGGTGGTCATGGACGAGGTGCCCTATTTGATGGATGCGGAGGGCGCCTTCGAGGGCATGCTTCAGCGGGCCTGGGACCGAGTGCTGGAGAAGAAGCCGGTTCTGCTGGTTCTCATCGGCTCCGACCTGTCGATGATGGAGGCGCTGAACAGCTATGGACGCCCGTTCCACCAGCGCGGACGGGAGATGGTGCTGGGTCCGCTCAACCCGGCGGAGGTGGGCGAGATGCTCGGCCTCGATCCCGCCTCGGCCTTCGATGCGGCCTTGATCACCGGTGGACTGCCTCTGATCTGTGCAGAGTGGACGCACGGCGCCGGGATGTGGGACTTCCTGCAGGCGGCACTCAGCGATCCGGTCTCGGCCCTGCTGGTGTCGGCGGAGCGCTCGCTCGCCGCAGAGTTCCCCCAGCAGGTCCAAGCCCGCACTGTCCTCTCGGTGATCGGCAGCGGTGAGCGGACGTTCTCCAATATTGCCCGCGCCGCCGGCGGGATCGGGGCGACCCCGCTCCAGCGGTCGCTGGGGATCCTTGCGGACAAGCGGGTGATCGTGGCGGAGCTGCCCGTGTCCACGCGGCCTTCGAAGGATCGTCGCTACCGGGTTGCGGATCCCTACCTCCGCTTCTGGCTGAAGCTCCTGGGTCCGGCGATGGAGGAGATCGAGCGGGGCCGGGGTGACCTGACGCTGCGGCGCATCCGCGAAAACTGGACCAGCTGGCGTGGCAGGGCCGTTGAACCTCTGGTGCGCGAGGCGCTGGCACGGCTGCTGCCCGACGCGAACCTCCCCGCCGCCCCGGCCATCGGCGGTTACTGGACCCGTACCAACGATGTGGAGATCGACGTCGTGGGAGCGGACCGCGCGCCGATCGCCAAGGAGCTGTTGTTCGTCGGCTCGGTGAAGTGGCTGGAGAACTCCCCGTTCGACCGGCACGATCTCGCGGCGCTGCACCGGCACCGCGCCGCGCTCACGCCTGCTCCCGTGCCTGTGATCGCTGTCTCGCGCAGCGGGACCGACTGCGCGGGGCTCGACGCTGCGTACGGCCCGGCGGAACTCCTCGCGGCGTGGTCCTCCTGA